One region of Polaribacter pectinis genomic DNA includes:
- a CDS encoding sigma-54-dependent transcriptional regulator, producing the protein MSKILIIEDEAAIRRVLTKIISEENDAYKVEEAEDGLLGIEMIKNNDYDLVLCDIKMPKMDGVEVLEKAKKIKPEIPIVMISGHGDLDTAVNTMRLGAFDYISKPPDLNRLLNTVRNALEKKVLVVENKRLKKKVSKNYEMIGDSDAISHIKEIIEKVAATDARVLITGPNGTGKELVAHWLHEKSDRVKAPMIEVNCAAIPSELIESELFGHVKGSFTGANKDRAGKFEAANGGTIFLDEIGDMSLSAQAKVLRALQESRISRVGSDKDIKVNVRVVAATNKNLTEEIAEGRFREDLYHRLAVILIKVPALNERREDIPLLVEFFANKISKEQGTPKKTFSLNAIKLLQEYDWTGNIRELRNVVERLIILGEKEVSENDVKLFASK; encoded by the coding sequence ATGAGTAAAATACTAATAATAGAAGACGAAGCAGCAATTAGAAGAGTTTTAACAAAAATTATTTCTGAAGAAAATGATGCTTATAAGGTTGAAGAAGCAGAAGATGGTTTGTTAGGAATCGAAATGATAAAGAACAACGATTATGATTTAGTTTTATGCGATATTAAAATGCCAAAAATGGATGGTGTAGAGGTTTTAGAAAAAGCTAAAAAGATAAAACCAGAAATACCAATTGTTATGATTTCTGGTCACGGAGATCTAGATACAGCAGTTAATACAATGCGTTTAGGAGCTTTCGATTATATTTCTAAACCACCAGATTTAAACAGACTTTTAAATACAGTTAGGAATGCTTTAGAGAAAAAAGTGTTGGTTGTAGAAAATAAACGTTTAAAGAAAAAAGTTAGTAAGAACTACGAAATGATTGGAGATAGTGATGCAATTTCGCACATTAAAGAAATCATAGAAAAGGTTGCAGCAACAGATGCAAGAGTTCTAATTACAGGACCAAATGGAACAGGAAAAGAACTAGTAGCACATTGGTTACACGAAAAATCAGATAGAGTAAAAGCACCAATGATTGAAGTAAATTGTGCTGCCATTCCATCAGAACTAATAGAAAGCGAACTTTTTGGTCACGTTAAAGGTTCTTTTACCGGAGCAAATAAAGATAGGGCTGGTAAGTTTGAAGCTGCGAATGGTGGAACTATTTTCTTGGATGAAATAGGAGATATGAGTTTATCTGCTCAAGCAAAAGTGCTACGTGCTTTGCAAGAAAGTAGAATTTCTAGAGTAGGATCTGACAAAGACATAAAAGTTAACGTTAGAGTAGTGGCAGCAACAAATAAAAATTTAACAGAAGAAATTGCTGAAGGCAGATTTAGAGAAGATTTATATCACAGATTAGCTGTTATTTTAATTAAAGTACCAGCTTTAAATGAGAGAAGAGAAGATATTCCTTTATTAGTAGAATTTTTCGCTAATAAAATATCTAAAGAACAAGGTACACCCAAAAAGACATTTTCTTTAAATGCAATTAAATTATTGCAAGAATATGATTGGACAGGGAATATTCGTGAATTAAGAAATGTAGTAGAACGTTTAATTATTTTAGGAGAAAAAGAAGTTTCAGAAAATGATGTAAAATTATTTGCTAGTAAATAG